One window from the genome of Myxococcales bacterium encodes:
- a CDS encoding GlsB/YeaQ/YmgE family stress response membrane protein — translation MEILTWIIVGLVAGVLASIVVGGPGYGIIGDIVTGIAGAFIGGWVFSAAGWRAPGGLAGVIFVAFIGAALLLILVRAINRGSGSRTSTRLRD, via the coding sequence ATGGAAATACTTACTTGGATTATTGTTGGTCTCGTCGCCGGCGTTCTCGCCTCCATCGTCGTCGGTGGCCCGGGCTACGGCATCATCGGTGACATCGTGACCGGCATCGCCGGCGCCTTCATCGGCGGCTGGGTGTTTTCTGCCGCCGGCTGGCGCGCACCGGGTGGCCTCGCTGGCGTCATCTTCGTCGCCTTCATTGGCGCGGCGTTGCTGCTGATCTTGGTTCGCGCAATCAATCGCGGGTCGGGGTCAAGAACATCGACGCGGCTGCGGGATTGA
- a CDS encoding DnaJ domain-containing protein has protein sequence MAAVPAEIPGIGATSLRLVPNPVFNPMEATPALSSQDFYVLSRFDGTTTLKDLILMTGFPADESIAIILKLRQMRAILLPGEVASASTTMPPPNAPRTATPAASRPRTATPAAAVPRTATPAAAVPRTATPSVASSSTPSVPRTATAKGVHVSRTVSTNMPRSALPSADLPIAKFDTPTMRGPELPNTTIPPAEGEPWTAKELAAFREPNELSMEQRALILRYLRLVGQGNRFALLGVAPDASKQDIKRAFFRLSKELHPDRYYGKQLGEFATHLSVVFVAISRAYEGPAGSGALAQGTTSGAAQSASEHAAELYERACQTEIAGDAAGALNLFRAAVRLTPTAKYLRRAAMCALTAGQVASAEEFARKGVAVDPADVSMQRLLAQAFRDGGKLAEAEEVLVMAMAMRSENDVLGGELRNDLQQVQRLLNS, from the coding sequence ATGGCAGCTGTGCCCGCAGAAATCCCCGGCATCGGCGCGACGTCGCTTAGGCTCGTTCCCAATCCGGTATTTAATCCGATGGAGGCAACGCCCGCGCTGTCGAGCCAGGATTTTTACGTGCTGTCGCGCTTCGATGGCACGACGACGTTGAAAGATCTGATCTTGATGACGGGTTTTCCCGCCGACGAGTCGATTGCGATCATTTTGAAGCTGCGCCAGATGAGGGCGATCTTGTTGCCGGGAGAAGTCGCCTCGGCCTCCACGACGATGCCTCCGCCAAATGCGCCGCGCACGGCCACGCCGGCGGCGTCCAGGCCGCGCACCGCGACGCCTGCGGCGGCGGTACCGCGCACGGCGACGCCTGCGGCGGCGGTGCCTCGCACGGCGACGCCATCGGTCGCCTCATCGTCAACCCCATCGGTCCCGCGCACCGCCACCGCCAAGGGCGTGCACGTCAGTCGCACCGTCAGCACCAACATGCCGCGCTCGGCGCTGCCGTCGGCCGATCTGCCCATCGCGAAGTTTGACACCCCCACCATGCGTGGGCCTGAGCTGCCAAACACCACCATCCCGCCCGCCGAGGGCGAGCCGTGGACGGCCAAGGAACTCGCAGCGTTTCGCGAACCCAATGAGCTGTCGATGGAGCAGCGCGCGCTTATCCTGCGCTACCTGCGGCTGGTTGGCCAAGGCAATCGCTTCGCGCTCTTGGGCGTTGCGCCCGACGCGAGCAAGCAAGATATCAAGCGCGCGTTTTTTAGGCTCTCCAAGGAGCTGCATCCTGATCGCTACTACGGCAAACAACTTGGCGAGTTCGCGACTCATCTAAGCGTCGTCTTCGTCGCGATCTCGCGCGCCTATGAAGGGCCCGCGGGCAGCGGGGCGTTGGCGCAGGGCACCACCTCGGGCGCGGCGCAAAGCGCAAGCGAGCATGCCGCCGAGCTTTACGAGCGTGCCTGCCAAACCGAGATCGCAGGCGATGCCGCGGGCGCGCTTAACTTATTTCGCGCCGCCGTGCGCCTGACGCCGACCGCAAAATACCTGCGCCGCGCCGCCATGTGCGCGCTGACCGCCGGGCAGGTCGCGTCGGCCGAGGAGTTTGCGCGCAAGGGCGTCGCCGTCGATCCCGCGGACGTTTCGATGCAGCGTTTGCTGGCGCAGGCCTTTCGCGATGGCGGCAAGCTCGCCGAGGCCGAAGAGGTGCTGGTGATGGCGATGGCCATGCGCAGCGAGAACGACGTGCTCGGCGGCGAGCTGCGCAACGATCTGCAGCAGGTGCAGCGCCTCCTAAATAGCTAA
- a CDS encoding response regulator, whose protein sequence is MSKQILVLATAAMLPIALHGAASAEPNYERNGATFGASFGFQAISDLGAGIELAARHRDASALRGLVDELDRFLKGRAAATPALATAIAPVAVATAVARAIVLIDDDDDLRELFVDVLMRRGHHVKSARSGLDGVALIIAERPDVAIIDISLPDIDGYEVARRARAAVAHEVHLVAMTGHGQESDRLAALAAGFDAHMTKPIDMALVEAMLQGDI, encoded by the coding sequence ATGTCAAAACAAATTCTTGTCCTGGCAACGGCGGCCATGCTGCCGATTGCGCTCCACGGCGCCGCCAGTGCCGAACCGAATTACGAAAGAAATGGCGCAACGTTTGGCGCGAGCTTTGGCTTCCAGGCGATTTCTGATCTTGGCGCCGGCATCGAGCTAGCGGCCAGGCATCGCGATGCGAGCGCCTTGCGCGGCCTGGTTGACGAATTGGATCGGTTTCTCAAAGGCCGCGCGGCCGCCACGCCTGCGCTGGCGACGGCGATCGCTCCCGTGGCGGTGGCCACCGCGGTCGCGCGCGCCATCGTGCTCATTGACGATGACGATGATCTTCGCGAGCTCTTTGTCGACGTGCTGATGCGCCGCGGCCACCATGTCAAGTCGGCGCGCAGCGGCCTCGACGGCGTCGCCTTGATTATTGCCGAAAGACCAGATGTCGCGATCATCGACATCAGCCTGCCGGACATCGACGGCTACGAGGTGGCGCGACGCGCGCGCGCGGCCGTTGCGCACGAGGTACATCTCGTCGCCATGACCGGGCATGGCCAAGAAAGCGATCGGCTTGCCGCGCTGGCGGCCGGCTTTGATGCTCACATGACCAAGCCGATCGACATGGCGCTGGTTGAGGCCATGCTGCAGGGCGATATTTGA
- the argF gene encoding ornithine carbamoyltransferase: MSRAAPKHFLTLSDIPRSDWPQVLAKAQTYLATRGDHERPLAGKSVVLIFEKALMRTRLSFEIGVHELGGYPVVLGKHDTQLGRGEPIADTARVISRYAHGCGIRTFGHERVEEFARHSTIPVINMLTDDHHPCQLAADLLTVLQAKGDLTAPKYAWVGDGNNMAHSWIEAAGVFGLHLVLACPEGYRPKPAILAAAQAAQAALGRGSISMVASPKAAVAGADVISTDVWTSMGQEAETAARAKAFAGYLIDEPLLRTAAPDAMVLHCLPAHRGEEIAAEVIDGKQSHVWDQAEMRLHAQKAILWYLMSS, translated from the coding sequence ATGAGCCGGGCCGCCCCCAAACACTTTCTCACGCTGAGCGATATCCCGCGCAGCGACTGGCCGCAGGTCTTGGCCAAGGCCCAGACGTATCTCGCCACGCGCGGCGATCACGAACGCCCCTTGGCCGGCAAAAGCGTTGTGCTGATTTTTGAGAAGGCCTTGATGCGCACCCGCCTATCGTTTGAGATCGGCGTCCACGAGCTCGGCGGCTATCCCGTCGTGCTTGGCAAGCACGATACCCAGCTCGGGCGCGGCGAACCCATTGCCGACACCGCGCGGGTCATTTCGCGCTATGCGCATGGCTGCGGCATCCGCACGTTTGGTCACGAGCGCGTCGAGGAATTTGCGCGCCACAGCACCATTCCGGTCATCAACATGTTGACCGACGATCACCACCCCTGCCAGCTCGCGGCGGACTTGCTGACGGTGTTGCAGGCAAAGGGCGACCTCACCGCGCCGAAGTACGCGTGGGTGGGCGATGGCAATAACATGGCGCATTCGTGGATCGAGGCGGCGGGGGTGTTTGGCTTGCATTTGGTGCTGGCGTGTCCTGAGGGCTATCGGCCAAAGCCAGCCATCTTGGCGGCGGCGCAGGCGGCGCAAGCCGCCTTGGGTCGCGGCAGCATCTCTATGGTCGCCTCGCCAAAAGCCGCCGTGGCGGGCGCCGACGTCATCTCGACCGACGTTTGGACCTCGATGGGGCAGGAGGCCGAGACGGCCGCGCGGGCCAAGGCGTTTGCGGGCTATCTCATCGATGAGCCATTGTTGCGCACGGCGGCGCCGGACGCCATGGTGCTGCATTGCCTGCCCGCGCATCGAGGCGAGGAAATTGCCGCCGAGGTCATTGATGGCAAACAGTCCCACGTGTGGGACCAAGCCGAGATGCGCCTACATGCGCAAAAAGCCATACTTTGGTATTTGATGTCTTCGTAG
- a CDS encoding aspartate aminotransferase family protein translates to MNQTEIIELAGRVLIRNYRQQPVVMQRGEGAYLWDAAGKRYLDMTAGIAVCALGHAHPGLTAALRQQAGELLHVSNLYFNAPQVLAADAIVRHSFADRVFFCNSGAEANEAALKLARRYQSEVAGQPARIKIVATNGAFHGRSIGTVSITGQVKYRDGFGPLFGPVEFINYGDVAAAERALSAADACAIIVEPVQAEGGVVVAPPGYLAALRAICDRTGTLLIFDEVQTGMGRTGTWFGYQADNVAPDVMTLAKGLGGGVPIGAIAASERAARGLALGENGIVPHATTFGGNPLACAAAVAVFNIIEGEGLLANAAAMGAYLGERLSELAGKFPGLVTEARGRGLLRGLVVTVPPATITAACRERGLLLSMAGSNVVRFVPPLIITRAQIDDALVILTAVLAEVHVA, encoded by the coding sequence ATGAACCAAACAGAAATTATTGAACTAGCCGGTCGCGTGCTCATCAGGAATTATCGCCAGCAGCCCGTGGTGATGCAGCGCGGGGAGGGCGCCTATTTGTGGGATGCCGCGGGCAAGCGCTATCTCGATATGACCGCAGGCATCGCGGTGTGCGCCCTTGGGCATGCCCATCCGGGACTCACCGCGGCGCTGCGCCAGCAAGCTGGTGAGCTGCTGCACGTCTCCAACTTGTACTTTAATGCGCCGCAGGTGTTGGCGGCCGACGCCATCGTGCGCCACAGCTTTGCCGATCGGGTCTTTTTTTGCAATTCCGGCGCCGAGGCCAACGAGGCCGCGCTCAAGCTAGCCCGGCGCTATCAAAGCGAGGTAGCGGGCCAGCCGGCGAGGATCAAAATCGTCGCGACCAATGGCGCGTTTCACGGCCGCTCCATCGGCACGGTCTCGATTACCGGCCAGGTCAAGTATCGCGATGGCTTTGGGCCGCTCTTTGGTCCCGTCGAATTTATCAACTACGGCGACGTGGCGGCCGCCGAGCGCGCGCTTAGCGCCGCCGATGCCTGCGCGATCATTGTCGAGCCCGTGCAGGCCGAAGGCGGGGTAGTTGTCGCGCCACCCGGCTACCTCGCCGCCTTGCGCGCGATCTGCGATCGCACCGGCACGCTGCTGATTTTTGACGAGGTGCAGACCGGCATGGGGCGCACCGGCACGTGGTTTGGTTATCAAGCCGACAACGTGGCGCCAGACGTCATGACGCTGGCCAAGGGCCTGGGCGGCGGCGTGCCGATCGGCGCGATCGCGGCCAGCGAACGTGCGGCGCGTGGCCTGGCGCTGGGCGAAAATGGCATCGTGCCGCATGCGACAACCTTTGGCGGCAACCCGTTGGCCTGCGCCGCGGCCGTCGCGGTATTTAACATTATAGAAGGCGAGGGCCTGCTCGCGAACGCCGCGGCTATGGGGGCGTATCTCGGCGAACGCCTGAGCGAACTCGCGGGGAAATTTCCTGGCCTCGTTACGGAGGCGCGCGGCCGAGGACTGCTGCGTGGCCTGGTCGTGACGGTGCCGCCGGCTACGATTACGGCGGCGTGTCGCGAGCGTGGGCTCTTGCTCTCAATGGCCGGCAGCAACGTGGTGCGCTTCGTGCCGCCGCTCATTATTACGCGCGCCCAGATCGATGACGCGCTAGTCATCTTGACCGCGGTGCTAGCGGAGGTGCACGTAGCATGA
- the dnaK gene encoding molecular chaperone DnaK: MAGEKVIGIDLGTTNSCVAIVEDGVPSVIPNRGGYKTTPSMVAIAENGKRLVGHIAKRQAITNAENTVYAAKRLIGRKWGSAAVRTSLETSPYRIVEGPHDDVRIMMRDQVFSVPEISAYILQEMKMISEEYLGEPVEKAVITVPAYFNDGQRQATKDAGRIAGLDVIRIINEPTAAALAYGFGRDIERKIAVYDLGGGTFDISILEIGSGVFEVVSTAGDTFLGGEDFDRRIIDWLVESFYTQHQIDLRKDKMALQRLKDVAEKAKCELSGVRETEINLPFIISTGRNEALHLQTVLTRDKLEELTADLVDRTMDTVAKTLEEAELSREDIGEVILVGGMTRMPRVQERVAQFFGREPSKGVHPDEVVALGAAIQGAALTSERNDILLIDVTPHSLGIMIVGGYFYKLIEQNSKVPTHAEHIFTTVKDNQTSVKILVLQGENERAEENELLGEFVLNGLRRAPKGEVEVKVTFAISAEGIVSVAAQDMETGLEQSITVTATSGLTEDELRKMIDANQDYMVEVRSTQEFDKARHAAERAVDEIEQLYPAVSEAISTSDHGQEAMKKARANIDRAKAAIAAKDLAALTDVTETLQRTLNMFRGVVSKTRAG, translated from the coding sequence ATGGCTGGCGAGAAAGTGATTGGGATTGACCTTGGGACCACCAACTCCTGCGTGGCGATTGTGGAAGACGGCGTGCCGTCGGTCATCCCCAATCGAGGAGGCTACAAGACCACGCCTTCGATGGTGGCCATCGCCGAGAATGGCAAACGCCTGGTTGGCCACATCGCCAAGCGTCAGGCCATTACCAATGCGGAAAACACCGTTTATGCCGCCAAACGCCTGATTGGACGCAAATGGGGGTCCGCCGCGGTGCGCACCTCCCTGGAGACGTCGCCCTATCGCATCGTCGAGGGACCGCACGATGACGTCCGCATCATGATGCGCGACCAAGTCTTCTCAGTGCCGGAAATCTCCGCCTACATCTTACAAGAGATGAAGATGATCAGCGAAGAGTACCTCGGCGAGCCGGTCGAAAAAGCCGTAATTACGGTGCCGGCGTACTTCAACGATGGGCAACGCCAGGCGACCAAAGACGCCGGCCGCATCGCCGGCCTCGACGTGATTCGCATCATCAACGAGCCAACCGCGGCCGCGCTGGCCTACGGCTTTGGCCGCGACATCGAACGCAAGATTGCGGTCTACGATCTTGGCGGTGGCACGTTTGATATTTCGATTTTGGAGATCGGCAGCGGTGTCTTCGAGGTGGTCTCCACCGCGGGCGATACGTTTCTTGGTGGCGAGGATTTTGACCGTCGCATCATCGATTGGCTGGTCGAGAGCTTCTACACCCAACACCAGATTGATCTGCGCAAAGACAAGATGGCCTTGCAGCGGCTCAAGGACGTCGCCGAAAAAGCCAAATGCGAGCTCTCGGGGGTGCGCGAGACGGAAATCAATCTGCCGTTTATTATTTCGACCGGCCGCAACGAGGCGCTGCATCTGCAGACCGTGCTGACGCGCGACAAGCTCGAAGAGTTGACCGCCGATCTGGTCGATCGCACGATGGACACGGTGGCCAAGACGCTCGAAGAGGCCGAGCTTTCGCGCGAGGACATCGGCGAGGTGATCTTGGTGGGTGGCATGACCCGGATGCCGCGGGTGCAGGAGCGCGTCGCCCAATTCTTTGGCCGTGAGCCAAGCAAGGGCGTGCACCCCGACGAGGTGGTGGCGCTTGGCGCCGCGATCCAGGGCGCGGCGCTAACCAGCGAGCGCAACGACATCTTGCTCATCGACGTGACGCCGCATTCGCTCGGCATCATGATCGTCGGCGGCTATTTTTACAAATTGATCGAACAGAACTCCAAGGTGCCCACGCATGCCGAGCACATCTTCACCACGGTCAAAGACAACCAAACCTCGGTGAAGATTCTCGTCTTGCAGGGCGAGAATGAGCGGGCCGAGGAAAACGAACTGCTCGGCGAATTTGTCTTAAATGGCCTCCGCCGCGCGCCCAAGGGTGAGGTTGAGGTCAAGGTGACGTTCGCCATCTCGGCCGAAGGCATCGTCAGCGTTGCGGCGCAAGACATGGAAACTGGCCTCGAGCAGTCCATCACCGTGACCGCGACCAGCGGCCTCACCGAGGACGAGCTGCGCAAGATGATCGACGCCAACCAAGATTACATGGTTGAGGTGCGCTCGACCCAGGAGTTTGACAAGGCTCGGCACGCCGCCGAGCGCGCGGTTGACGAGATTGAGCAGCTATATCCCGCGGTATCGGAGGCAATTTCGACGTCAGACCACGGCCAAGAGGCCATGAAAAAGGCACGCGCCAACATCGATCGCGCCAAGGCCGCGATAGCCGCCAAGGATTTGGCGGCGCTCACCGATGTCACAGAAACCTTGCAGCGCACGCTGAACATGTTCCGCGGCGTTGTTTCAAAGACCCGCGCGGGGTGA
- a CDS encoding sigma-54-dependent Fis family transcriptional regulator encodes MSGLELCVELHARHPSLPVIVLTGQQSIEVAVAALRAGAYDFVTKPLIVDAVIAAVKRASEWRRQRADLSRLRQEVDAVRPIDGLIGESPAIRRVSELIRRVAQSDATVLITGESGTGKELVARAIHAAGPRVDKPFAALNCGAVPEQLLESELFGHVKGAFTDARRDRAGLFVQAGDGTVFLDEIGEMPLAMQVKLLRVLQERVVRPVGSDVDVPFVARVVCATNRDLETDVVEGRFREDLYYRVNVVQVEVPPLRERAGDVLMLAQHILNKIAGRTGRQIAGFEPEAARKLLAYDWPGNVRELENTIERAVALTQHVEISSADLPSKVCDYKPNHLTIAGDDTSELMTLAELQGRYVQRVLATVGGNKSKAAKILGIDRRSLYRRLEEVPAA; translated from the coding sequence ATGAGCGGCCTGGAACTCTGCGTCGAGCTGCATGCGCGGCATCCGTCGCTGCCCGTCATTGTGTTGACGGGCCAGCAGAGCATTGAGGTAGCGGTCGCGGCGCTGCGAGCGGGCGCTTATGATTTTGTTACTAAGCCTTTGATCGTCGATGCGGTCATCGCGGCCGTCAAGCGCGCGTCGGAATGGCGCCGCCAGCGTGCGGATTTATCCCGGCTACGGCAAGAGGTCGACGCGGTACGTCCCATTGATGGGCTCATCGGGGAGAGCCCTGCGATTCGCCGCGTCTCTGAACTGATCCGCCGCGTCGCCCAGAGCGATGCCACGGTGCTTATCACCGGCGAGAGCGGTACCGGCAAAGAACTCGTAGCCCGCGCGATCCATGCCGCCGGCCCTCGCGTCGATAAGCCATTTGCGGCGCTTAACTGCGGCGCGGTGCCAGAGCAGCTCCTCGAGAGCGAACTCTTTGGCCACGTCAAAGGCGCCTTTACCGATGCGCGACGCGACCGCGCGGGCCTATTTGTTCAAGCCGGCGACGGCACGGTGTTCCTCGACGAAATCGGCGAAATGCCGCTGGCGATGCAAGTCAAGCTGCTGCGCGTCTTGCAAGAGCGCGTGGTAAGGCCCGTTGGCAGCGACGTCGACGTGCCGTTTGTCGCGCGCGTCGTATGCGCCACAAATCGCGATCTGGAGACGGACGTGGTCGAGGGGCGGTTTCGCGAGGACTTGTACTATCGGGTTAATGTGGTTCAGGTCGAGGTGCCGCCGCTGCGCGAGCGCGCCGGCGACGTGCTCATGTTGGCGCAGCACATTCTCAACAAGATTGCCGGGCGCACGGGCCGCCAGATCGCGGGCTTTGAGCCCGAGGCTGCGCGTAAGCTCTTGGCCTACGATTGGCCGGGCAATGTGCGTGAACTTGAAAATACGATTGAGCGGGCGGTGGCCCTAACCCAGCACGTCGAAATTTCCAGCGCCGATTTGCCGAGCAAGGTTTGTGACTACAAACCAAATCACCTCACGATTGCCGGCGATGACACGAGCGAGCTTATGACGCTCGCGGAATTGCAGGGCCGCTATGTTCAGCGGGTGTTGGCGACGGTAGGTGGCAACAAGTCCAAGGCCGCCAAGATCCTCGGCATCGATCGCCGTTCACTCTATCGCCGCCTCGAAGAAGTGCCTGCGGCCTAA
- the hslU gene encoding ATP-dependent protease ATPase subunit HslU, with product MRDTDNQTPQDIVDELDRYVVGQANAKRAVAVALRNRWRRQQVVGDLRDEIAPKNIILMGPTGVGKTEIARRLAKLARAPFLKVEASKFTEVGYVGRDVDSIVRDLVEIAVKLVRDEEAIRLQAKARELGEERLLDALLPPAATAGGGGHGFADRAAPADSPTREKLRTMLRDGKLDEREVEIDVMDDAPPMMQLFGGAGAPQGGDVDLGGLQNLLGQFGKKTKRRKLKVPEAWNVLADQEGDKLIDQESVAREAVRRAEQTGIVFLDEIDKIASSRDRGGADISREGVQRDLLPIIEGSSVTTKYGTVKTDHVLFIAAGAFHVSKPSDLIPELQGRFPIRVELEPLTSNDFVRILTEPKNALTKQYAALLAVDGVTIEWTAEAVATLASIAADINTRTQNIGARRLHTVLERLLDDLMFNAPAIGRQTIPLTAAYVQERLGPLLVDEDLASYIL from the coding sequence ATGCGTGATACCGACAACCAAACGCCGCAAGACATCGTCGACGAACTCGATCGCTACGTCGTCGGCCAAGCCAACGCCAAGCGCGCGGTGGCCGTGGCGCTGCGCAATCGCTGGCGCCGGCAACAGGTGGTCGGCGACTTGCGCGACGAAATAGCGCCCAAGAACATTATTCTCATGGGCCCCACCGGCGTCGGCAAGACCGAAATCGCGCGGCGGCTGGCCAAGCTGGCGCGGGCGCCGTTTCTCAAGGTCGAGGCGTCGAAGTTTACCGAAGTTGGCTACGTCGGGCGCGACGTCGATTCGATCGTGCGCGACTTGGTGGAGATTGCGGTCAAGCTGGTGCGCGATGAGGAGGCGATTCGGCTCCAGGCCAAGGCGCGCGAGCTGGGCGAGGAGCGCTTGCTCGATGCCTTGTTGCCGCCGGCCGCCACGGCAGGCGGGGGTGGCCATGGCTTTGCCGATCGCGCGGCGCCGGCGGACTCGCCGACGCGCGAGAAGCTGCGCACCATGCTGCGAGATGGCAAGCTCGATGAGCGCGAGGTCGAGATCGACGTCATGGACGATGCGCCGCCGATGATGCAGCTCTTTGGCGGGGCCGGCGCCCCGCAAGGTGGCGACGTCGACCTTGGCGGCCTGCAGAATTTGCTCGGGCAGTTTGGCAAGAAGACCAAGCGGCGCAAGCTCAAGGTGCCCGAGGCGTGGAACGTGCTGGCGGACCAAGAGGGCGACAAGCTTATCGATCAAGAATCGGTCGCGCGCGAGGCCGTACGCCGTGCCGAGCAAACGGGCATCGTCTTTCTCGATGAGATCGACAAGATCGCCAGCTCGCGCGATCGCGGTGGCGCCGACATCTCGCGAGAAGGCGTGCAACGCGACCTGTTGCCGATCATCGAAGGCTCTTCGGTGACCACCAAATACGGCACGGTCAAGACCGATCACGTGTTGTTCATAGCGGCCGGCGCATTTCACGTCAGCAAGCCAAGCGATTTAATCCCCGAGCTGCAAGGGCGCTTTCCGATCCGCGTCGAGCTCGAGCCGTTGACGTCCAACGACTTTGTGCGCATCTTGACCGAGCCCAAGAACGCGTTGACCAAACAATACGCGGCCTTGCTCGCGGTCGACGGCGTGACGATTGAGTGGACGGCCGAGGCGGTGGCCACGTTGGCGTCGATTGCGGCCGATATCAACACGCGCACGCAAAACATCGGTGCGCGCCGGCTGCACACCGTGCTCGAACGCCTGCTCGACGACCTCATGTTCAATGCGCCGGCGATTGGCCGCCAAACCATCCCGCTGACCGCGGCGTATGTGCAGGAGCGCCTGGGGCCGCTGCTCGTCGACGAAGACCTTGCGAGCTACATCCTGTAG
- a CDS encoding DEAD/DEAH box helicase, giving the protein MPLLPILLQAITSGQLAIATGGEAAPITAGINLRLPEGDMVYVPPDRLQRWLRPLVELRLAGLSKGGELRLPRIVAAQLEFDPPQDDELVPRPRQERAEAPLTAMRTQLEALLQLTPRRESDRFLGTLRSYQRLGVAWLWALHDAHLGGILADEMGLGKTIQVLAFLEMLHADARAETLADQVAMPSLVVAPRSVVENWYAETMRFAPQLRPLLHLGKDRHAESGALAEAPLVLTSYQTLLRDLEVFEAVRWRTIMFDEAQQLKNADSQLRKAAARLVAQSRFCLTGTPIENHLGELWSQADLVVPGLFGRLASFNAVFRRSIEKHGNHERLAMLRQRLAPFLLRRRKADVEFDLPPKTEIVERIELDTAQRDLYETLRLKLDDQVQRTLRLKNIGGAPIEVLDALLKLRQCCCDPRLIALPEARRVTSSAKLERLCDMLEQLADSGRKTLVFSQFASMLALIEAEVQRRGISYSMLTGATRDRAKAIAAFQTGEAAVFLISLKAGGVGLNLTAADTVIHYDPWWNPAAQAQATDRAHRIGQTKPLTVYKLVARGTLEEAICALQAEKQQLTDAALVGGGFTSLRAEDLSALLQQAEAL; this is encoded by the coding sequence GTGCCGCTGCTGCCAATTTTGCTGCAGGCAATTACGAGCGGTCAGTTAGCCATCGCGACCGGGGGCGAGGCGGCGCCGATCACTGCAGGCATTAACCTGCGCCTACCTGAGGGCGATATGGTCTATGTGCCGCCCGATCGCCTGCAGCGTTGGTTGCGTCCGCTGGTCGAATTGCGCCTCGCCGGCCTCTCTAAGGGTGGCGAGCTGCGGCTGCCACGCATCGTCGCGGCGCAGCTGGAATTTGATCCGCCGCAGGATGACGAGCTGGTGCCGCGGCCGCGCCAGGAGCGCGCAGAGGCGCCGCTCACGGCGATGCGCACGCAGCTGGAGGCGTTGCTGCAATTAACGCCGCGTCGAGAAAGCGATCGTTTTCTCGGGACGCTTCGATCGTATCAGCGCCTCGGCGTGGCATGGCTTTGGGCACTGCACGACGCGCATCTCGGCGGCATCTTGGCTGATGAGATGGGGCTAGGCAAGACCATCCAAGTGCTTGCCTTTCTCGAGATGCTTCACGCCGATGCTCGCGCAGAGACATTGGCGGACCAGGTCGCTATGCCATCGCTCGTGGTTGCGCCGCGCAGCGTGGTCGAAAACTGGTACGCCGAGACCATGCGGTTCGCGCCGCAGCTGCGCCCGCTGCTGCACCTGGGCAAAGATCGCCACGCCGAGTCGGGCGCGCTCGCCGAGGCGCCGTTGGTGCTCACTAGCTATCAGACGCTGCTGCGCGATCTCGAGGTGTTTGAGGCGGTCCGCTGGCGCACCATCATGTTCGATGAGGCGCAGCAGCTCAAAAACGCCGACTCGCAATTGCGCAAGGCCGCCGCGAGGCTGGTCGCACAAAGTCGGTTTTGTCTCACCGGTACGCCCATCGAAAATCATCTTGGTGAGCTTTGGTCGCAGGCCGATCTCGTGGTGCCGGGGCTGTTTGGCCGGCTGGCTTCATTCAACGCCGTCTTTCGCCGCTCGATCGAAAAGCACGGCAATCATGAGCGGCTGGCGATGTTACGCCAGCGCCTTGCGCCGTTTCTGCTGCGCCGTCGCAAGGCAGACGTCGAGTTCGACCTCCCGCCCAAGACCGAAATTGTCGAACGCATTGAGCTCGATACCGCGCAGCGCGATCTCTACGAAACCCTGCGGCTTAAGCTCGACGACCAGGTGCAGCGGACGCTGCGACTCAAGAACATCGGCGGCGCGCCGATTGAGGTGCTCGATGCCTTGCTCAAGTTACGCCAGTGTTGCTGTGACCCACGGTTGATTGCGCTTCCTGAGGCCCGCCGCGTCACCAGCTCGGCCAAGCTCGAACGCCTGTGCGACATGCTGGAGCAACTCGCCGACAGCGGGCGCAAGACCCTAGTGTTCTCGCAGTTTGCCTCGATGCTGGCCCTGATTGAGGCTGAAGTTCAGCGTCGCGGCATCTCGTACAGCATGCTCACCGGCGCCACGCGCGATCGCGCGAAGGCGATCGCGGCGTTTCAGACCGGCGAAGCCGCGGTGTTTCTGATCAGCCTCAAGGCGGGCGGCGTGGGCCTAAACCTAACCGCGGCAGATACGGTGATCCACTACGATCCGTGGTGGAACCCCGCGGCGCAGGCCCAGGCCACCGATCGCGCCCACCGAATTGGCCAGACCAAGCCGCTAACGGTTTATAAGCTGGTGGCGCGCGGCACCTTGGAAGAGGCCATATGCGCGCTGCAAGCGGAGAAGCAACAGCTAACCGATGCGGCGCTGGTCGGCGGCGGCTTTACCAGCCTGCGTGCGGAGGACCTCAGCGCGCTGCTACAGCAAGCCGAGGCGTTGTAA